The DNA segment AGCGGCTCTCCCAAGACAATGTTTTGGTTTGGGTTTGTGACGGGTATCGCCGTTGCCTCCGTGGTCGGTTCATTCATTCTTATTCGGGGTGTTGCTGGCGGCGGTTCGCTTGCGGCGACACGAACAACGCCACCAACGGTGGCTCCGGCGGCTGTGCCCACGCCTGTCGCCGCGGCTCCCTCTGCAGCGCTCCCGCCTGCAACAGAAACTGACTGGGTGAAGGGAGACTTGAAAAAGGCAAAGGTTGTTCTGGTAGAGTACTCGGATTATGAGTGTCCCTTCTGCGGACGCCACCATCCCACAATGCAGAAGATCGTGGATACCTACGGAGAAGATGTGGCGTGGGTATATCGCCACTTTCCGCTCTCGTTTCATCCGGAAGCCCAGCCAGCGGCACTGGCTGCAGAATGTGTAGGCGAGCAAGGCGGGGATGCGGCGTTTTGGAAGTTTACCGATGTCATGTTTGCGAAGCAAACTACGCTTGGGACGGCACAATACGAAGCCGAGGCGGCGGCGCTCGGCATGGACATGGCGAAGTTTAAGGATTGCGTGACGTCACAAAAATACGCGAATAAAATTAACGATCAACAGGCGGACGGATCGGCATCTGGTGTGTCGGGAACGCCTGCAACATTTGTGAACGGGCAGATGGTTTCTGGTGCGGTACCATACGCTCAGCTTGAGCAA comes from the Candidatus Uhrbacteria bacterium genome and includes:
- a CDS encoding DsbA family protein, with the protein product MSEQNDFYSGSPKTMFWFGFVTGIAVASVVGSFILIRGVAGGGSLAATRTTPPTVAPAAVPTPVAAAPSAALPPATETDWVKGDLKKAKVVLVEYSDYECPFCGRHHPTMQKIVDTYGEDVAWVYRHFPLSFHPEAQPAALAAECVGEQGGDAAFWKFTDVMFAKQTTLGTAQYEAEAAALGMDMAKFKDCVTSQKYANKINDQQADGSASGVSGTPATFVNGQMVSGAVPYAQLEQIIKAQL